In Spirosoma aureum, a single genomic region encodes these proteins:
- a CDS encoding DUF3500 domain-containing protein has translation MQAETTTSPAHLLIDCSSAKGMERVVCLAEAFKATLSASQIATVQRSYSKTDAMKWSNFPEFAARPRRVGISLGSLNATQLKAAKNLMAAAMAQNVPNEGFDELEGNLAADDYLGTTTGKTGTFSSGNYFLAFLGTPSLSGLWELQFGGHHYAFANTYNGGKAIGVTPSFRGVEPIASVTINSHTYQPIEQERQAFADMLGSLNSNEQATARLSATFRDVLLGPGADGQFPATKQGLKVGELSAAKQKLVLNAIKLYVNDLDPITAAAVLATYTDGLVDTYIAYSGSGTMNQQSDYVRIDGPRVWIEYSGQPSRDIPGTVHPHSVWRDRTSDYGGN, from the coding sequence GTGCAGGCAGAGACTACTACCTCACCAGCGCATCTGCTTATTGACTGTTCATCGGCGAAGGGGATGGAGCGGGTAGTTTGCCTCGCCGAAGCCTTTAAGGCGACTCTCTCGGCCAGCCAGATCGCTACAGTTCAACGAAGTTACTCGAAAACGGACGCCATGAAATGGTCAAACTTTCCTGAATTTGCGGCTCGGCCCCGACGGGTTGGCATTAGCCTGGGATCACTCAATGCCACCCAACTTAAAGCGGCAAAAAACCTGATGGCAGCCGCAATGGCTCAAAACGTTCCCAACGAGGGCTTCGATGAACTGGAAGGCAATTTAGCGGCTGACGACTATCTGGGCACTACCACTGGCAAAACCGGCACATTCTCTTCTGGCAATTATTTTCTGGCTTTTCTGGGTACGCCCAGCCTGTCCGGCCTGTGGGAATTACAATTTGGCGGTCATCACTACGCCTTTGCGAACACTTACAATGGCGGCAAAGCGATTGGCGTAACGCCCTCCTTCAGGGGTGTAGAACCGATCGCTTCCGTTACAATAAATAGCCACACCTACCAGCCTATAGAGCAGGAGCGGCAGGCATTTGCCGATATGCTGGGAAGCCTGAATAGCAATGAGCAGGCTACGGCCAGATTGTCGGCCACATTCCGGGACGTATTGCTTGGCCCCGGTGCGGATGGGCAGTTCCCTGCTACCAAACAGGGGTTAAAAGTGGGCGAATTGAGCGCGGCTAAGCAGAAACTAGTACTTAATGCAATCAAATTGTATGTCAATGATCTGGACCCAATCACAGCTGCTGCGGTGCTGGCTACCTATACCGACGGACTAGTCGATACCTACATTGCTTATTCAGGCAGCGGTACCATGAATCAGCAAAGCGATTACGTGCGTATTGACGGCCCTCGTGTCTGGATCGAGTATTCGGGGCAACCCAGTCGGGATATTCCCGGCACAGTGCATCCGCACTCGGTCTGGCGCGACCGCACAAGTGATTATGGCGGAAATTAA
- a CDS encoding FAD:protein FMN transferase — MKQVFLLILILSGFDATSQVLRKRTAKLMGSRFDITIVANDSLAAERNIDTVIAEVTRIENLISDWKADSQISLVNRNAGISPVKVDPEVFALTERALHFSKITNGAFDISFAAMDRIWKFDGSMTEMPSPEAIKKSVEKVGYQNIELDREHSTIFLKRKGMKIGFGALGEGYAADRCRDMMLSKGIKAGIVNGSGDMSTWGKQPDGSDWAIGITNPLRKDTVFAVVPLRQGAVVTSGNYEKFVVFNGKRYAHIINPSTGYPATGVSSVTVFGPSAETANGFSTSLMVLGKEAGLKLISKFPQYSYILITDEGQIFSSRNLDLKKYSL; from the coding sequence ATGAAACAAGTATTCCTTCTGATCCTGATTTTATCGGGATTCGATGCCACATCCCAGGTGCTGCGAAAACGAACGGCCAAATTAATGGGCAGTCGCTTCGATATCACCATTGTCGCTAATGACTCCCTGGCTGCCGAACGTAATATCGATACGGTAATTGCTGAAGTGACGAGGATCGAGAATTTAATTTCTGACTGGAAAGCTGATTCACAAATTTCGCTGGTCAATAGAAACGCCGGAATTAGTCCGGTTAAGGTCGATCCGGAAGTGTTTGCCCTGACGGAGCGAGCACTCCATTTCTCCAAAATCACAAACGGGGCCTTTGATATCAGTTTTGCCGCGATGGACCGGATCTGGAAATTCGACGGCTCTATGACGGAGATGCCCAGTCCAGAGGCTATTAAAAAATCGGTTGAGAAAGTAGGGTACCAGAATATCGAGCTGGATCGTGAACACTCCACGATTTTTCTCAAACGCAAAGGAATGAAGATTGGCTTCGGTGCCCTGGGCGAAGGGTATGCTGCTGACCGGTGCCGCGATATGATGCTGTCTAAAGGGATTAAAGCCGGAATTGTTAACGGTTCGGGCGATATGAGCACCTGGGGTAAACAACCCGATGGAAGCGACTGGGCAATCGGAATCACCAATCCGCTGCGGAAAGACACGGTTTTCGCTGTTGTGCCATTACGGCAGGGCGCCGTAGTGACCTCAGGAAATTATGAGAAATTCGTGGTGTTCAACGGCAAGCGATACGCGCACATCATCAACCCCAGCACAGGCTATCCGGCTACCGGTGTGAGTAGCGTGACAGTCTTCGGCCCCAGCGCCGAAACCGCCAATGGCTTTAGTACCTCGCTGATGGTGCTGGGCAAAGAAGCCGGGCTGAAACTCATCAGTAAATTCCCGCAATACAGCTATATCCTGATCACTGATGAGGGGCAGATTTTTTCCTCCCGCAACCTGGATCT